From the genome of Amycolatopsis camponoti:
GTCGCGACCCGGCGGCTCACCGACCACTGGCGCAGCGAGAGCGCGCGGCGGCGGCGGGAAGAGTCGGTCGCCGTCCGGGAGCCGGTGAGCTCGGCGGTCGTCCCCGGTCCCGGCGAAGAGCGGCCCGCGGGCACCGACGACACGCTGAAGCTGCTGTTCCTGTGCTGTCACCCCGCCGTGTCGCCGCCTTCGCAGGTCGCGCTGACGCTGCGCGCGGTCGGCGGCCTGACCACGGCGCAGATCGCGAGCGCGTTCCTGGTGCCGGAGGCGACGATGACCCGGCGCATCACCCGCGCCAAGGAGAGCATCGCCGCCGCGGGGTCGACGTTCAGCGAGCCTTCGCCGGACGACTTCGGCGACCGGCTGCGCGTCGTCCTGCAGGTGCTGTACCTGATCTTCAACGAGGGCTACACGGCGACGTCGGGGGAGAACCTCGTGCGCGCCGAGCTGGCCACCGAGGCCATCCGGCTGACCCGCGCGGTGCACGCGCTGACACCGGGCGAGGGCGAGGTCGCGGGCCTGCTCGCGCTGATGCTGCTGACCGACGCGCGGCGGGAGGCGCGCACCGGCCCGAACGGCGAGCTGGTCCCGCTGCCGGACCAGGACCGCGGCCGCTGGGACGCGGCGGCGATCGCCGAGGGCACCGGGCTCGTCCGGGCGGTGCTGGGGCGCGGCCCGATCGGCCCCTACCAGGTCCAGGCCGCGAT
Proteins encoded in this window:
- a CDS encoding RNA polymerase sigma factor — protein: MTAPASVAEVLRPLVPQVLGVLVRRYGQFDACEDAVQEALLAASEQWPVEGVPDSPRSWLVTVATRRLTDHWRSESARRRREESVAVREPVSSAVVPGPGEERPAGTDDTLKLLFLCCHPAVSPPSQVALTLRAVGGLTTAQIASAFLVPEATMTRRITRAKESIAAAGSTFSEPSPDDFGDRLRVVLQVLYLIFNEGYTATSGENLVRAELATEAIRLTRAVHALTPGEGEVAGLLALMLLTDARREARTGPNGELVPLPDQDRGRWDAAAIAEGTGLVRAVLGRGPIGPYQVQAAIAALHDEAPGTAETDWPQIVELYRVLAELMPGPVVTMNLAVAVAQVAGPAAGLGVLDGIDGKLDVGRRVDAVRAHLLEDAGRPEDAREHYLRAAERAASEPERRYLAARAARIGRTGP